Proteins encoded by one window of Candidatus Ozemobacteraceae bacterium:
- a CDS encoding HEAT repeat domain-containing protein translates to MDAEFWWRLDLNSPIADIRRMAAVQMLLDPPPASAAAELADIAAREDDAETREILRQIISGFAGGPAGPAALSDPGPAETKGPWAGWAGSPAQRLEWLGRLSPEKRKELAGDAPERLSRERHPLVASAMIRIFGRAWPERSLDTLVPYVSQDNVPVCLAALETLRQRKPDLLLPALPALLTSGSPRVRGAAVRALAEVDRDEALAHLEALLLDADPSRRLEGLRCCFHARFEDVMQLLLKAMAVETDPRRLTAYGTLFEINPSLEAPFRLYELSERASPQGAEVLKRLVAASCRAVGATLLSPADFQKYRDRLQEWIDRRAAAGLAQDIVARSADGRGIDHELTVMIERARNRPVLWKALQDLATLPMPPAARALFVKAVGGASPASGESPLSARPAEAGSAPATASPAPPGRNAEAVNASSPTAAPPAGEKQGTPADNLELLALLTPDDREKASREIVRILSAMDKTSPALVAAAFRAATRCSVETQAPSARRALNGSDPGVVAAAVEYLGKFAPDDIEPLLGRFLASTEPRVKSAAVRVLQRSDPLQAVSALKTMLRSRQIEHQKLGIASLVHVEFSLVREALAELLETNPPGDLLETGLCLFQTNADPEGVYRLYLLEKRLPVEAAGYVRKTRREMMTFLAGSGRLSHDFGKVESELQERAERESKKRTTTPPAYAFKILQKQIPSSDPPPPPRGDESSRQTVVAAVAVFVVLVFAAVAWNVIPGTGGESLSQTASRSASSIPGGRLQIRQVDGWVREERSSADEFKIEAETGEVFRVPCRDYDPVPSLGKRFKGALILMRKNDDGSWFARRAAAAGLR, encoded by the coding sequence ATGGACGCGGAATTCTGGTGGCGACTTGATCTGAACAGCCCCATCGCCGATATCAGGCGGATGGCCGCGGTTCAGATGCTTCTCGATCCGCCCCCCGCCTCGGCCGCGGCTGAACTGGCGGACATCGCCGCCCGCGAGGACGATGCGGAAACGCGGGAGATTCTCCGACAGATCATATCTGGATTCGCCGGAGGCCCGGCCGGACCAGCGGCGCTATCCGACCCTGGGCCGGCCGAAACGAAAGGCCCCTGGGCGGGGTGGGCCGGCAGCCCGGCGCAACGTCTGGAATGGCTCGGCCGACTGTCCCCGGAAAAGAGAAAAGAGCTCGCCGGAGATGCTCCCGAGCGGCTTTCACGCGAACGGCATCCGCTCGTCGCCTCCGCGATGATCCGCATCTTCGGGCGGGCATGGCCGGAACGCAGCCTCGACACCCTCGTGCCGTACGTTTCGCAGGACAACGTCCCGGTTTGTCTTGCCGCACTCGAAACGCTCCGGCAGCGCAAGCCGGACCTCCTCCTCCCGGCCCTTCCGGCCCTCCTGACCTCCGGCAGTCCTCGCGTCCGAGGTGCCGCGGTCAGGGCCCTCGCGGAGGTCGACCGCGATGAGGCGCTCGCGCACCTGGAAGCCCTCCTCCTCGACGCCGACCCGTCCCGCCGTCTCGAGGGCCTGCGATGCTGTTTCCACGCGCGGTTCGAAGACGTGATGCAGCTCCTGCTGAAGGCGATGGCCGTCGAAACCGACCCCAGGCGCCTGACGGCCTACGGGACGCTGTTCGAGATCAACCCCTCCCTGGAGGCTCCGTTCAGACTGTACGAACTTTCCGAACGCGCGTCACCCCAGGGGGCCGAGGTGCTCAAGCGCCTGGTCGCGGCGTCCTGCCGTGCCGTCGGAGCCACGCTCCTCTCCCCGGCCGATTTTCAGAAATATCGCGACCGCCTCCAGGAGTGGATCGACAGGCGCGCCGCGGCCGGACTGGCCCAGGATATCGTTGCCCGGTCGGCGGACGGTCGCGGCATCGATCACGAGTTGACGGTGATGATCGAACGCGCCCGGAATCGCCCCGTCCTGTGGAAGGCTTTGCAGGATCTTGCGACCCTGCCGATGCCCCCCGCCGCCCGCGCTCTCTTCGTGAAGGCCGTTGGCGGCGCGTCTCCGGCCTCCGGCGAATCGCCTCTCTCCGCGCGCCCCGCGGAGGCAGGCTCTGCTCCCGCGACGGCGAGCCCGGCTCCGCCCGGCAGAAACGCGGAAGCCGTGAACGCTTCCTCGCCGACGGCGGCCCCCCCCGCCGGGGAGAAGCAGGGAACGCCGGCCGACAACCTCGAGCTGCTCGCTCTTCTCACCCCCGACGACAGGGAAAAGGCCAGCCGGGAGATCGTACGTATATTATCTGCTATGGATAAAACGTCCCCCGCTCTCGTCGCAGCCGCGTTTCGCGCAGCGACCAGGTGTTCGGTCGAGACCCAGGCCCCCTCGGCGCGTCGGGCGCTCAACGGTTCCGACCCCGGCGTCGTTGCGGCGGCCGTCGAGTATCTCGGAAAATTCGCCCCGGACGACATCGAACCGCTCCTCGGTCGCTTCCTGGCCTCGACGGAACCTCGCGTCAAATCGGCCGCCGTGCGTGTTCTCCAGCGCTCGGATCCCCTCCAGGCCGTTTCGGCTCTGAAGACGATGCTCCGGAGCAGGCAGATCGAACACCAGAAACTCGGGATCGCCAGCCTCGTGCATGTCGAGTTTTCCCTCGTCAGGGAAGCTCTCGCGGAGCTGCTCGAGACGAACCCGCCGGGGGACCTGCTCGAGACGGGCCTGTGCCTGTTCCAGACGAACGCCGATCCGGAAGGGGTGTATCGCCTGTATCTCCTCGAAAAACGCCTGCCCGTCGAAGCTGCCGGGTATGTTCGAAAGACTCGGCGTGAGATGATGACCTTTCTTGCCGGTTCCGGCCGGCTTTCCCATGACTTCGGCAAAGTCGAGAGCGAACTGCAGGAACGGGCGGAACGGGAGTCGAAAAAACGGACGACGACCCCTCCGGCGTATGCGTTCAAGATACTTCAGAAGCAGATTCCATCCTCAGACCCTCCGCCCCCTCCCCGCGGGGACGAGTCGAGCCGCCAGACGGTCGTGGCGGCGGTCGCCGTCTTCGTTGTCCTCGTTTTCGCTGCCGTCGCCTGGAACGTCATCCCGGGGACGGGCGGCGAGTCCCTCTCTCAGACCGCGTCCCGATCGGCGTCTTCGATCCCGGGAGGCCGGCTCCAGATCAGGCAGGTTGACGGATGGGTGCGTGAAGAACGTTCGTCGGCCGACGAGTTCAAGATCGAGGCCGAGACCGGCGAAGTCTTCCGCGTGCCCTGCCGCGATTACGACCCTGTGCCGTCGCTGGGAAAACGATTCAAGGGGGCCCTCATCCTGATGCGGAAGAACGATGACGGTTCCTGGTTCGCCAGACGGGCCGCCGCCGCCGGTTTGCGGTAG
- a CDS encoding STAS domain-containing protein, with protein MPGLTLTIENRPNCVIVRLDGYLDGETGLQLQQLLEGLLCRGARGMVLDFSKCTSINSLGVSCLLEIVIRIVEDFGGKLVLVGLNELQRRVMVLSGIIPMSISAPNLDEACRAAGGEDGGPGGDR; from the coding sequence ATGCCCGGACTCACCCTGACGATTGAGAACAGGCCGAACTGCGTCATCGTCCGGCTCGACGGATACCTCGACGGCGAGACCGGACTACAGCTCCAGCAGCTGCTCGAAGGGCTTCTCTGCCGCGGCGCGCGCGGCATGGTTCTCGATTTTTCGAAGTGCACCAGCATCAACAGCCTCGGCGTCTCCTGTCTGCTCGAGATCGTGATCCGGATCGTCGAGGATTTCGGCGGAAAACTGGTTCTCGTCGGGTTGAACGAACTCCAGCGCAGGGTCATGGTCCTGTCGGGAATAATACCTATGTCTATATCCGCGCCGAATCTCGACGAGGCGTGCCGTGCCGCCGGCGGCGAGGATGGCGGCCCGGGTGGCGACCGGTAA
- a CDS encoding DNA/RNA non-specific endonuclease — protein MSKASKVGKTSSPKSRFRRVLPWLFLLIALVCLAVGVRHFWPHRGAPPPSKGGWPPEIEAKRQTESERGLVYAGLPRPAQKDPTLTILRNQGYVAGYSDFRQNPLWVGYSLEGSAKGPAGKRPSKFETDPRTQSRVRHEEFTSTGYDRGHLAPNAGIAARLGFEAQKETFLLTNIVPMEPDLNRRVWQKLERLESDVWAPRFGKVWILTGPVFDDDRQLLGEANDRDRSRSRVEIPDAFYKIVIDEDGRDVRVLPFLVPQNVRGTETPRQFLTSIDRIEQLTGLDFLWALNDPHEDAIEKMVPSNIW, from the coding sequence ATGTCAAAAGCCTCGAAGGTCGGGAAAACGTCATCGCCGAAATCGCGTTTCCGCCGAGTTCTGCCGTGGCTATTCCTTCTCATCGCCCTCGTCTGCCTCGCCGTCGGCGTCCGGCATTTCTGGCCTCACCGGGGCGCCCCGCCCCCGTCCAAAGGCGGCTGGCCGCCCGAAATCGAGGCGAAGCGGCAGACCGAATCCGAACGCGGCCTCGTCTACGCCGGTCTTCCGCGACCGGCACAGAAGGACCCGACGCTGACGATACTCCGCAACCAAGGATACGTCGCAGGATACTCGGATTTCAGACAAAACCCCCTGTGGGTCGGCTACAGTCTCGAAGGCTCGGCGAAAGGCCCCGCCGGGAAGCGGCCGTCGAAGTTCGAGACCGATCCACGCACCCAGAGCAGAGTCCGCCACGAGGAGTTCACCTCGACGGGATACGACCGCGGGCATCTCGCACCCAACGCAGGAATTGCCGCCCGGCTGGGCTTCGAGGCTCAGAAAGAGACGTTTCTGCTGACGAATATCGTCCCCATGGAGCCCGACCTGAACAGGCGCGTCTGGCAGAAGCTCGAGCGGCTCGAGTCGGACGTCTGGGCGCCCCGGTTCGGCAAGGTGTGGATCCTGACGGGGCCGGTGTTCGACGATGACCGGCAGCTGCTCGGCGAAGCGAACGACCGTGACAGGAGCCGCTCGCGGGTCGAGATCCCCGATGCGTTCTACAAGATCGTGATCGACGAGGACGGCCGGGACGTGCGGGTCCTCCCGTTCCTCGTTCCGCAGAACGTTCGAGGGACCGAAACGCCGCGCCAGTTTCTCACGAGCATCGACCGGATCGAACAACTCACGGGGTTGGATTTCCTGTGGGCGCTCAACGATCCGCACGAAGACGCGATCGAAAAAATGGTTCCTTCAAATATCTGGTAA
- a CDS encoding SpoIIE family protein phosphatase, whose protein sequence is MNVEGGSLPARLVRWIAVCVFFFAFPLFLINLGIRHAYERNWNLHAAAVARRTGDILERLRARSEETAFAYRELKRLGERIDASADPKKAAAVLCEKLERLAPGLFEIFVVDHGKSVIWPPRLPMGVSAYQIRQLCRNIGSDGSGFVNKAFLKKNINLFTYFISDAPPFLELSSMPIQERVVEVNPAGLRTYFGFWFGRRVGLLGLMNRNALRKWQFQKLLIAKANRRKSGIRFGISRFGASSPVAESRESQRRREALAWLEDSSEDAWCVRDNRLFMKLPLDMNWRLWGEAALDVSHRGDTVLSRSGALSVILLLGLSGLSFGLFVVGWKVPIALRLRLMVLFSMATGLPLSGLAVIGYDNLQKTRDVLVESGRRQLQESLRAIEGGFLRFGRGYASRMTRLRDECYLPGKVFDVQRFAAKLGRMSKELQANTPVVIMKSGAMIRPIALSDHSGERETLLEAIGTELIRRYNRAVGIPEEEKEKIVFASLILDDRTARRMMTGVIRARGQVTHLNYGDGDKFMYMNFILNASGGAAGAFFLTWTPRDLACRYLRENILHRQRLVPHSRLFAVHDWQKSYTIPEGAHGVPWLKRFVERLRSRRTELYEEISFDGARWLVGGVPGRDLEEYSLIQALPLDRLTESVDGLRSDLLWGGALCFLLSLGVAAALARQILRPVAVLTSGVDAMRNGRYRTRLPVLDQDEFGSLTVSFNQALERLEELSTAKAFQERLFPADSLLVGGASVTGICQTATELGGDYFDYFDIGEGRIVILIGDVAGHGAGSALLMAMAKGFVSVESRRDPDPARVLTGLNEMIFTAMSRRLMMSMSYGLLEVESGLLRICNAGHCPPMLVRKGATAASELSTGFGYPLGTRRNAVYRCEETHLEPGDRVWFFTDGFPETMGVGDEPLGYSALASLVARVEGADGRSRCRELHRTCTAFRAGKPQADDMTCILLEYRAGA, encoded by the coding sequence ATGAACGTCGAAGGCGGTTCTCTCCCGGCCAGGCTTGTCCGATGGATCGCCGTCTGTGTGTTCTTTTTCGCGTTTCCGCTGTTCCTGATCAATCTGGGAATCCGGCACGCCTACGAACGGAACTGGAATCTCCACGCGGCGGCGGTCGCCCGGCGAACGGGCGACATCCTGGAGCGACTGCGCGCCAGAAGCGAGGAAACCGCGTTCGCCTACAGGGAGCTGAAACGACTTGGTGAGCGGATCGACGCATCCGCCGACCCGAAAAAAGCCGCCGCGGTTCTGTGCGAAAAATTGGAACGGCTGGCGCCCGGACTGTTCGAGATCTTCGTTGTCGATCACGGAAAATCGGTTATCTGGCCGCCCCGCCTTCCGATGGGGGTTTCGGCGTATCAGATCCGGCAGTTGTGCAGGAATATCGGAAGCGACGGCAGCGGGTTCGTCAACAAGGCGTTCCTGAAGAAAAATATCAATCTGTTTACATACTTCATCAGCGACGCTCCGCCGTTTCTCGAACTCTCGTCGATGCCGATCCAGGAGCGCGTCGTGGAAGTCAATCCGGCGGGTCTCCGCACGTATTTCGGCTTCTGGTTCGGCAGGCGTGTCGGGCTTCTCGGGCTGATGAACAGAAACGCCTTGCGCAAATGGCAGTTCCAGAAACTCCTGATTGCGAAGGCAAACCGCAGGAAATCCGGAATCAGGTTCGGCATTTCCCGGTTCGGCGCCTCCTCGCCCGTCGCCGAATCGCGCGAGAGCCAACGGCGCCGGGAAGCGCTGGCTTGGCTCGAAGATTCCTCCGAAGACGCCTGGTGCGTACGCGATAACCGGCTGTTCATGAAACTCCCGCTCGACATGAACTGGCGGCTTTGGGGAGAGGCGGCTCTCGACGTGTCCCACCGGGGCGATACCGTCCTGTCGCGAAGCGGCGCGTTGTCCGTAATCCTGCTCCTTGGCCTTTCCGGCCTCAGTTTCGGCCTCTTCGTGGTCGGCTGGAAGGTGCCCATCGCCCTCCGGCTCAGGCTCATGGTGCTGTTCTCGATGGCGACGGGACTTCCGCTGTCCGGTCTGGCCGTCATCGGCTACGACAACCTTCAAAAGACCCGGGACGTTCTGGTCGAATCCGGACGGCGCCAGCTCCAGGAAAGCCTTCGGGCGATCGAAGGCGGCTTCCTCCGGTTCGGGCGGGGCTACGCCTCGCGCATGACGAGACTCCGGGACGAATGCTACCTGCCGGGGAAAGTGTTCGACGTACAGCGGTTTGCGGCCAAGCTCGGCCGAATGTCGAAGGAATTGCAGGCAAACACCCCCGTCGTCATCATGAAGTCTGGAGCGATGATCAGGCCGATCGCCCTGTCGGATCACAGCGGCGAGCGGGAAACCCTGCTCGAAGCCATCGGCACCGAGTTGATACGCCGATACAACCGGGCCGTCGGGATCCCCGAGGAGGAGAAGGAGAAGATCGTCTTCGCCTCGCTCATTCTGGACGACCGAACGGCGCGCAGGATGATGACGGGGGTCATCCGCGCGCGCGGCCAGGTGACGCATCTCAACTACGGCGACGGGGACAAGTTCATGTACATGAATTTCATCCTCAACGCCTCCGGGGGCGCCGCCGGCGCGTTCTTCCTCACGTGGACGCCCCGGGATCTCGCCTGCAGATATCTGCGCGAGAACATCCTCCACCGCCAGCGCCTCGTCCCGCACAGCCGGTTGTTCGCCGTTCACGACTGGCAGAAGAGTTACACGATTCCCGAGGGAGCGCACGGCGTCCCCTGGCTGAAACGCTTCGTCGAGCGGCTGCGATCGAGACGCACGGAACTATATGAGGAAATATCATTCGACGGCGCCAGGTGGCTCGTGGGCGGCGTCCCGGGGCGCGATCTCGAAGAATACTCGCTCATTCAGGCCCTGCCGCTCGATCGGCTGACGGAGTCCGTGGACGGACTGCGCTCGGACCTCCTGTGGGGCGGGGCGCTCTGCTTCCTCCTCTCGCTCGGCGTTGCGGCGGCCCTCGCGCGGCAGATCCTGCGCCCGGTCGCCGTGCTGACCTCGGGAGTCGATGCGATGCGTAACGGGCGATATAGAACCCGGCTCCCGGTGCTCGACCAGGACGAATTCGGTTCCCTGACCGTCTCGTTCAACCAGGCCTTGGAACGGCTCGAGGAACTGTCGACCGCGAAAGCCTTCCAGGAGCGCCTGTTCCCCGCCGATTCCCTCCTGGTCGGCGGAGCGTCCGTGACGGGCATTTGCCAGACGGCGACCGAACTCGGCGGGGATTATTTCGACTACTTCGATATCGGAGAGGGACGCATCGTGATCCTCATCGGCGACGTCGCCGGTCACGGCGCGGGCTCGGCCCTCCTCATGGCGATGGCGAAGGGGTTCGTCTCGGTGGAGAGCCGGCGCGATCCCGACCCGGCCCGCGTGCTGACGGGACTCAACGAGATGATCTTCACGGCGATGAGCCGCCGGCTCATGATGTCGATGTCCTACGGTCTGCTGGAGGTCGAATCAGGCCTGCTCAGGATCTGCAACGCGGGACACTGCCCGCCGATGCTCGTCAGAAAAGGCGCGACGGCGGCCTCCGAACTCTCGACCGGCTTTGGATACCCGCTCGGAACACGGCGCAATGCCGTCTACCGGTGCGAGGAGACTCATCTCGAGCCCGGCGACCGCGTCTGGTTCTTCACCGACGGTTTTCCGGAAACCATGGGCGTGGGTGATGAGCCGCTCGGCTATTCGGCTCTGGCCTCGCTCGTCGCCAGGGTCGAGGGGGCCGACGGCAGGTCGCGATGCCGCGAGCTGCATCGCACCTGCACGGCCTTCCGGGCCGGAAAGCCCCAAGCGGACGACATGACCTGCATCCTCCTGGAATACCGGGCGGGAGCGTGA
- a CDS encoding radical SAM protein — MSLVPDETVLLIHPPTVRACEPPAGIAMLAGVLRAAGVACRLWDANLEGQLTLIREFPASAEVDTWTRRAARDRGEHLRRLRDGTAFANPDTYRRVVGDLDRLLEKGPWRGTGRHLGLVDATDDFLRPTRSADLLRAAAQPLDDPYVAALRPRFEEILEEKMPGVIGISLNYLSQALSAFAFAGLVRRIAPRARLVAGGGLVTTWMSRPGWRSPFGGLFDEMVSGPGETALIRIAKKKISSDVEIGTPVSTRMADVARHAAFDLLPLPDYLSPGVVLPVSTASGCYWRRCSFCPEKAEGNAWRPAEPRALLQDVHRMTERMKPRMIHWLDNALSPAFLRALPVNPPGIPWFGFARFESFLAEDGVAESLARSGCAMLQLGLESGDQDVLDALGKGIRLDVAEDILAKLHRAGIGTYVYLLFGTPAEDEAAARRTLAWVAGHAGTIGFLNLAIFNLPVCAEETAGLDIRPFSEGDLSLYLEFTHPRRWNRGAVRRFLDAEFRRNAAIRPILRRDPPFFTSSHAPFFSLG; from the coding sequence ATGAGCCTCGTCCCGGACGAAACGGTGCTTCTCATCCATCCGCCTACGGTGCGCGCCTGTGAGCCGCCGGCGGGAATCGCGATGCTGGCGGGCGTCCTCCGGGCCGCGGGGGTGGCGTGCCGCCTCTGGGACGCCAACCTCGAGGGGCAGCTGACACTGATCCGGGAGTTTCCGGCATCGGCGGAGGTCGACACCTGGACGAGGCGGGCCGCGAGAGACCGTGGCGAACATCTTCGCCGACTGCGCGACGGAACGGCGTTCGCAAATCCCGATACCTACCGCCGGGTTGTCGGGGACCTGGATCGCCTGTTGGAAAAAGGCCCATGGAGGGGAACCGGCCGTCATCTGGGCCTGGTCGATGCGACGGACGACTTCCTGCGGCCGACACGGAGCGCCGACCTGCTCCGGGCCGCGGCGCAGCCGCTGGATGACCCCTACGTGGCGGCGCTCAGGCCTCGGTTCGAGGAGATTCTCGAGGAGAAGATGCCCGGGGTGATCGGGATCTCCCTCAATTATCTCTCGCAGGCCCTGAGCGCGTTCGCCTTTGCCGGGCTCGTCCGTCGCATCGCGCCGCGAGCCCGTCTGGTGGCGGGCGGCGGCCTCGTGACGACCTGGATGTCGCGCCCCGGCTGGCGTTCGCCCTTTGGCGGGCTGTTCGATGAGATGGTGTCAGGCCCGGGGGAGACCGCTTTGATTCGTATCGCAAAAAAGAAAATATCATCTGATGTTGAAATCGGAACGCCGGTTTCGACAAGGATGGCAGACGTCGCTCGTCATGCCGCGTTCGATCTCCTCCCGCTTCCCGACTACTTATCTCCGGGGGTGGTTCTTCCCGTGTCGACCGCGTCCGGATGCTACTGGCGGCGCTGTTCCTTTTGCCCGGAAAAGGCCGAAGGAAACGCGTGGCGGCCGGCAGAGCCGCGGGCGCTGCTGCAGGACGTTCATCGCATGACCGAGCGGATGAAGCCCCGCATGATCCACTGGCTCGACAACGCCCTTTCCCCAGCGTTTTTGCGTGCTCTGCCCGTGAATCCTCCGGGGATTCCCTGGTTCGGATTCGCCCGGTTCGAGTCGTTCCTTGCCGAAGACGGCGTGGCGGAAAGCCTTGCGCGCTCGGGCTGCGCGATGCTCCAGCTCGGCCTCGAATCCGGCGATCAGGACGTTCTGGACGCGTTGGGCAAGGGCATTCGGCTCGACGTCGCCGAAGACATCCTCGCAAAACTTCACCGGGCGGGGATCGGCACATACGTCTATCTGCTGTTCGGAACGCCTGCCGAAGATGAAGCGGCCGCCCGTCGCACCCTTGCCTGGGTTGCCGGCCATGCCGGGACGATCGGTTTCCTCAATCTCGCCATCTTCAACCTTCCGGTGTGTGCCGAGGAAACGGCTGGCCTCGACATCAGGCCGTTTTCAGAAGGGGATCTATCCCTGTATCTCGAATTCACTCATCCCCGCAGATGGAACCGCGGCGCCGTCCGTCGCTTTCTCGACGCTGAATTCCGCCGCAATGCGGCGATACGTCCCATCCTCCGTCGCGATCCGCCTTTCTTCACTTCGAGTCACGCTCCTTTCTTTTCGCTGGGATGA